Below is a genomic region from Pyrococcus kukulkanii.
AGCATTTGCCGATGAAGTGGCGAAGAAGTATAATATTCCGCTTCAAGTTGAACCATCTCCGAGGCCAACTGGAACAGATGCAAACGTAATGCAGATAAACAGGGAAGGTGTGGCCACTGCAGTTTTGAGCATTCCGATAAGATACATGCACTCTCAAGTCGAGCTTGCCGACGCAAGGGATGTTGACAACACGATTAAGCTCGCGAAGGCTCTGCTTGAGGAGCTCAGGCCAATGGACTTTACACCGTGATGGGAATGATAGCGATAGTTCCCATCGGGGAAGTTCCTGGGGACGTTCTTTCCTTCCTTCAAACAAATCTTTCGGCATTTTACGCGAGATACGGTATAGAGGTTAGGATTATTGGTGGCCTCTCTCTAAATGCGTTCTCACATGCTTTTGACATGTATAGGGGACAGTTTCTGGGAAGGGCTTTTCTTCCGGCTCTCTCCCTTGTGAAGAGAGATTTTAGGGCTCTTGCAGTTTTGGGGGTAGTTGACGTTGACTTATATGAGCCAGGTTTGAACTTCATATTTGGAATAGCCCACCCTGGGTTTGGGGTTGCCCTGATATCACTGTACAGGCTCTATCCCGAGTTCTATGGTGAACCTCCGGACAGAAAGCTCCTCAAGGAAAGGGCCTTAAAAGAGGCCATGCACGAGCTTGGTCATGT
It encodes:
- a CDS encoding archaemetzincin family Zn-dependent metalloprotease; this encodes MIAIVPIGEVPGDVLSFLQTNLSAFYARYGIEVRIIGGLSLNAFSHAFDMYRGQFLGRAFLPALSLVKRDFRALAVLGVVDVDLYEPGLNFIFGIAHPGFGVALISLYRLYPEFYGEPPDRKLLKERALKEAMHELGHVFGLEHCPNPKCVMHFSNSIIDTDIKSWMYCESCLRKLEERISRSHVRSGT